A window of Cervus elaphus chromosome 23, mCerEla1.1, whole genome shotgun sequence genomic DNA:
CAGGATCCCCCATAAAGGTTACACTGCTGTCTTCACCTCTGCCAGCCCCACCAGGTGCTTcatggctgcaccgggtcttaggtGTGCCACAGGAGATcttttacttgtggcatgtgggatctagttccctgaccagggatcaaaccccagcccctgcactgggagggtagaatcttagtcactggaccaccagggaagaccccccccccccccacctcgcaTGATGTATTTTAAAAGGGCTTGCTACAATAACCAGCCCACCTTTCATCTTTATTATCAGTGCCACCATCCACCACTGCCTTGCTGTCTACACTGCCAGCACCCTCATTACTGCTCCTCCCAGGCATCAGTGACAGGTATCTCATTCCCCTTATTCTCATCATCACTAACTCCCATATTAACATCGTCACCTGCATCACACCCAGCATCCTATCACCTCCATTCCTCCTCCTGGGTCTATCAGAGGACTCACCAGGGGCTTTGCAGATCCTCAAACACATCTCTGCGGTCTCAAAATTGTTGTCGTTGCCCTGACAACCTCCATAGGTAAAGCGCTCACAAGCATTGGATGTAGAGTTATAGAAGTACCGGTGCAAAGCAGCTTTGCAGGGGCCCCTCGCTTCGGGGAGCTGGCACAGGTCAGGGGGCATTTGGAACAAGTCCTGGGAAGCCTCTTGTTTGAGATTGTCTGCAAAGGTAAGAAAGAACAGAATTGTCATGGATGTGTCCTCTTAatgaactgatttttttccccagcaccTACTCTACACCAAGCGCCCTCCTAGGTGTTCACTATTCTTGCTATTACTCAAATAATCAAATGGGAAGTGTAACTGTCCCCACTTcacaaatggagaaactgaggcttggagaggtttgctaattttttcaaaatcataaaGCCTGTAAGTTGAGAGAGGCTTGGGATTTAAACCCAGATCCAATTTCAAATCCCAAGTGCTGTATCTTACAACCTCTCATAACTTGACATCAAGATGTTGGCTGGAGCTTtttttataaagggaaaaatttataatttggaaaaaatgtAAACGTTCACCAATGGGGGATCAGTGGGCCAACACTAAAGCATAGTGTGGATGATATATATCAACATGAAGAGAGGTTCATAACTTTTGCTGAATGTAAAATGCATTTACAATATATGAGGTCTGGTGTGATTCTGtggatattatatatacatacaagcCCAGAGAATGATGACATGAAGGTTATTCTTCCATATATTTGGAGCAGTTATCTCTGGGTAGTGGaatttcaagtgattttttttcctgaaaatcctTTTTAGTATCATTTGAGTGCCAATGAacaagtatcattttttttatatcTAGGGAAAAGATATTTAGATATTTACattgaataatttttaatatccATGGGCAATCAGCAAATAAAGAAACTGGCCTCTTTTACTGAATCGCTTGTTATTTTACCTCCTTTCACATCTGGCTCTGGGTATCACACAAAATGATTTatcaaacatgcacacacacacacacacacaccctccctcaACCATCTGCCGTGGACATTCAGGACCTCAGTGTCTCTTTTTATGGATGTAGCACACAGCACTTTGAGAACGACACTTTCCCTAATAAGGACAGCATCCCTCaaacaaataagcacatgagTCAACTCAGCTCCACGGAACCCTTATGTAAATCCTCAAGTTTGTGACCTTGACTATGTTGGATTTATTGGAAGACGCTTAACCTAGAATAGGGAAGAGGCCATTATAGGAAGAAATTTGAGACCTTCTATTTGGACAGCAAATTCTCAATCTTGGTTAGAATATTAGAACCTCTTGggtaacttggaaaaaaaaaagtcccaatgCCCAGGCTTTGTCCCAGATccattaaatcagaatttctgagtGTGAGACCCAGAGGTCCCAGATccattaaatcagaatttctgagtGTGAGACCCAGAGAGACCTCAGGGGAATTCTGTGCACAGCCAAGTTTGAGAATCTGGCCTCCTGTTCAAAGCACTGTCAACGTTTCTTTTCTTGCTTAAGAATTCTAGGGAGCAGGAATCTGGAGAGCAGAATTGTTGGGGCTGTGTGAAATAGGGGACCAGTTTTTTAAACTTCACACGTTTACATatagtttgtctttttaaaacaaatatatgtattgctttttaagaaaaattaaaatttggtgATGATGTCAAAGAAACACCTGGGAGATCTGGCCCCAGATTTTCCTGAGACTGGATGCTGACCTCAGGGGAACCTTTTCCCATATCTAGGTCCCTCTTTCCTCCTGAGGTGGAAGTGACCAGATGATGTGTTGGATCCATCATCCCCCCCTCCCCATAGGCGATGATCTCAGGGCCCCTGTTCCTGACCCCTCAGCTCACCTGAGGTCTTTCCTGAGTTCGCCAAGCCCAGCAGGCAGAGGGTGAGGCAAAGGGCAAGTAAGTGGCTGAGCTTCATGGTGTGAGTAGCTGCGTGTTCTGGGCTGAGGCCGGGAGACTGGAACTTATAGTTGCAGCTGAAGGAGAAGGGGTCCTATTCCCCAGGGCTGAGGGAAGTATCTTGATTCTTGTTACTTGGAATAGGAAGCACCTTGGGCCAGGGGTGTGGGCTGCAAGAACTGGAGGCCATGCCAATTGGCTTTGGATGGGTTCTTCAAGGCCTTTGGGCAAGTCCCCTAAGATGGTGCTTCTGTAGCGTCAGGACTGTAGACTCAGCCCCAACTACTGCAgacttgagtcccttggactgagaaGGAACCTTTCGGGACCTCcgtttccctatctgtaaaacaGGTGGGCTGGACCATGTGGTCCCTGAAAGCCCAGCACAGCTCTTCTCCATTCTGTTACTATTGGTTCCCATCCAGAGCCTCCCAGCTAGTGTCTCAGCATTCCAGGAGAGAGAACACAGCTCTTTGTTCATTGGTTCTTTTATTGAATTTTGGGATAATGAGTTTATTGTTTCATATAAAtcatcatatttctttttaaagatcaaGCTATAGTGAATAGCATAAACAAAAGGCAAAATCACTTCTCCCAAATTCTACCCTAGTGTTatgaagtagaaatataatgcaaaccacaaagaaatttttatagttttctagtaactgcattttttttttttagctgtgggGCACATGAAATCTTAGTTCCTCACCCAGTGATGGAAACGGTTCCTgctagcagtgaaagcaccaagtgtCTTAACCATTGttctgccaggaaattcccagaattttttttttttagtagcagtatttttttaaagaggaaaaagaaagaagtacaaCTAGTTTTATTAATAGCTTGTTTAACTCAATAGATCCAAAATAGTATAATTTCAACATATAAGCAACATGTAGTAAAGAGTAATATGATAGTTTACTTTTCTTCGTACTGTCTTGGGGATCTCACTTAAGGCATAGTCGTATTTCCTGTGCTTGGTAGTCAGACGTGGCTGATGGCTATCATCGTGGACACTGAAATTCCACCACGTGAAGTAAATATCTTTACAAGGTATCCTCATAAACATTTGGTTGGATAGATAATTCTAAAAAAACAAGGGGTTTACACGTTTTATTTCCCTGGAGTTTTGCATATTACCTGTAACTTCAAGGACAATCATGGGATAAAAACCTCTGGATCAGACTTTCTTTCCCCAGAACAACTGTGGCCCTGGCCCCACTGAATTCTGCCATGGAGTGTCCCCATTAAGTGTCCTGAATGTTTTTCTGCCTTAGAGATGACTTTACTTCCTACTCGAAAGCCTAAAGACCTCTTTGTTTATCCTTTAGATGGAACATGAAATGCTTTTTCAATCTACagatttttaaagggaaattttcTTGAATTGGGTTGGCCTGAAAGTTTGTTCGGCTTTCTCCATAACGTAatgtggaaaaacctgaatgaattttCTGGCCAATCTAAtattataacaaaataaattttcttttccatttcttgagTTTTCTATATGAGACATCAGTGATGTTAGATTATCTTCACTTGTGCTTCAGTAGTTGTTGAAAGCCTCATCAGTGGAGCTAGAGGAATTTAAATTCCAGCTTTGCTATTCCCtatctgtgtgacctcagacaagttATTTACCTTCTGTGGGTGTACTTTCTATTTGCAGATAATAAAAGAAACTGTTGCTGAAAACCCGGCATATGTTCACCTGTACCAAACAGAAAACGCAGAGACAGAGCTTTGCAGGAGTAGAAAGAAGTGGCTTTATCACCTTACCAGGCAAAGGGTGCCTCAGTAGGTTAACGCTTGCAACACTGTGCCCCACTTCTGGAAATTAGGAAGGGGTCTTACAGTTTCAGGTTAGAAAACGGGGCTGTAGATAAGGATGGAGCTGAGGTAGTCTTGCATTCTT
This region includes:
- the LOC122681046 gene encoding colostrum trypsin inhibitor-like, giving the protein MKLSHLLALCLTLCLLGLANSGKTSDNLKQEASQDLFQMPPDLCQLPEARGPCKAALHRYFYNSTSNACERFTYGGCQGNDNNFETAEMCLRICKAPETRDKSR